A genomic region of Deltaproteobacteria bacterium contains the following coding sequences:
- a CDS encoding PAS domain S-box protein translates to MDEERTKELSHLRAEVGRLERALAAVQSRPDSLALAQQLDALVRLNTEAPYRGPSLAEAARATLELAATTLSVDRASFWLLENGRDVLRCVDLFEQARGLHSAGSELRARDFPAYFSAVLSERAVAAHDAETDPRTSEFTEGYLRPLGIRSMLDAAIRQQGETLGVICLEQTGTARTWNLDEVSFAGQIADHLSRVVVEAERQRAVEERLESEKNYREIFDATSDALFLHDDTGRIVDVNERVCAMFGCDRETALSLDIEGLSEGNPPYSVADAVERVKAALVEGPQTFEWRSRRADGTLFWSEVSLKASLIGGERRVIASVRDISARKEAQAARRSLEAQLQQATKMEAVGRLAGGIAHDFNNLLTAIGFSIELARMEAARGNPIEPPLEEALKSTQRAAELTRQLLAFSRQQVVEPRVIELNALVRDVDKMLARLIGENITLSLTLAEGAGNVKADPAQLEQVLVNLAVNARDAMPSGGRLELHTDRVTLSPAQRDLHPDLAPGPFLRLRVSDTGHGMSEEVQAHIFEPFFTTKPTGEGTGLGLSMIFGTVQQAGGFIEVSSEVGVGTTFALYFPRLETAAGATRAATKTGTMPGGDETILLLEDEERLGKMACTLLERLGYTILHAETGAGALALMDQRGSGVDLLLTDVVLPDTNGRQVAETLTARDPAMKVIFVSGYTEDVVLRHGVSEERFRFLAKPYSMRTLAAKVREVLDED, encoded by the coding sequence GTGGACGAAGAGAGAACCAAGGAGCTGTCGCACCTTCGCGCGGAGGTCGGACGGCTGGAGCGCGCGCTGGCCGCGGTCCAGAGCCGGCCCGACTCCCTCGCGCTCGCCCAGCAGCTCGACGCCCTGGTCCGCCTCAACACCGAGGCGCCCTACCGGGGCCCGAGCCTGGCCGAGGCGGCCCGGGCCACCCTCGAGCTGGCCGCCACGACCCTGAGCGTCGACCGGGCGAGCTTCTGGCTCCTCGAGAACGGGCGCGATGTGCTCCGCTGCGTGGACCTCTTCGAGCAGGCCAGAGGCCTCCACTCCGCCGGCTCGGAGCTGCGGGCCCGGGACTTCCCCGCCTACTTCTCGGCGGTGCTCTCCGAGCGGGCGGTGGCCGCCCACGACGCCGAGACCGATCCTCGCACCTCCGAGTTCACCGAGGGCTACCTCCGACCGCTCGGGATCCGGTCCATGCTGGACGCCGCGATCCGGCAGCAGGGGGAGACCCTGGGCGTGATCTGCCTGGAGCAGACCGGCACGGCCCGCACGTGGAACCTGGACGAGGTGAGCTTCGCCGGCCAGATCGCCGACCACCTCTCGCGGGTCGTGGTCGAAGCAGAGCGACAGCGGGCGGTGGAGGAGCGGCTCGAGAGCGAGAAGAACTACCGCGAGATCTTCGACGCGACCAGCGACGCCCTCTTCCTCCACGACGACACGGGGCGCATCGTCGACGTGAACGAGCGCGTGTGCGCGATGTTCGGCTGCGATCGCGAGACCGCGCTCTCCCTGGACATCGAGGGCCTGAGCGAGGGCAACCCGCCCTACTCCGTGGCGGACGCGGTCGAGCGGGTGAAGGCGGCCCTGGTGGAGGGACCCCAGACCTTCGAGTGGCGGAGCCGGAGGGCTGACGGAACGCTCTTCTGGTCCGAGGTCTCCCTGAAGGCCAGCCTCATCGGCGGGGAGCGGCGGGTGATCGCCTCGGTGCGCGACATCAGCGCCCGCAAGGAGGCGCAGGCGGCCCGGCGCTCGCTCGAGGCCCAGCTGCAGCAGGCCACCAAGATGGAGGCGGTGGGCCGCCTCGCCGGCGGGATCGCCCACGACTTCAACAACCTCCTCACGGCCATCGGCTTCAGCATCGAGCTGGCCCGGATGGAGGCCGCCCGCGGCAACCCCATCGAACCACCCCTGGAGGAGGCGCTGAAGTCCACTCAGCGCGCGGCCGAGCTCACCCGGCAGCTCCTCGCCTTCTCCCGGCAGCAGGTCGTCGAACCCCGGGTGATCGAGCTGAACGCGCTGGTCCGTGACGTGGACAAGATGCTCGCCCGGTTGATCGGCGAGAACATCACCCTCTCCCTCACCCTGGCGGAGGGGGCCGGCAACGTGAAGGCCGATCCGGCCCAGCTCGAGCAGGTGCTGGTGAACCTCGCGGTGAACGCCCGGGACGCCATGCCCTCGGGCGGGAGGCTCGAGCTCCACACCGACCGGGTCACTCTCTCTCCCGCTCAGCGCGACCTCCACCCCGACCTGGCGCCCGGCCCCTTCCTGCGCCTGCGAGTGTCGGATACCGGCCACGGCATGAGCGAGGAGGTCCAGGCGCACATCTTCGAGCCCTTCTTCACCACCAAGCCCACCGGCGAGGGGACGGGCCTGGGCCTCTCGATGATCTTCGGCACGGTGCAGCAGGCCGGCGGCTTCATCGAGGTGAGCTCGGAGGTCGGCGTGGGGACGACCTTCGCGCTCTACTTCCCTCGCCTGGAGACGGCCGCGGGGGCGACCCGCGCCGCCACGAAGACCGGCACGATGCCCGGCGGCGACGAGACCATCCTCCTGCTGGAGGACGAGGAGCGCCTCGGAAAGATGGCGTGCACCCTCCTCGAGCGTCTGGGGTACACGATCCTGCACGCCGAGACGGGGGCCGGCGCCCTCGCGCTCATGGATCAGCGCGGGTCGGGCGTCGACCTCCTGCTCACCGACGTGGTGCTGCCCGACACCAACGGTCGGCAGGTGGCCGAGACGCTGACGGCGAGAGATCCGGCGATGAAGGTGATCTTCGTCTCGGGCTACACCGAGGACGTCGTCCTGCGGCACGGGGTCAGCGAGGAGCGCTTCCGCTTCCTCGCCAAGCCCTACTCGATGCGCACCCTGGCGGCCAAGGTGCGCGAGGTCCTCGACGAGGACTGA
- a CDS encoding FKBP-type peptidyl-prolyl cis-trans isomerase — protein sequence MRHVQHFVLLLGAVLFASCATPNQAPEKGSTTMSSAIPAPADVAAPPADATTTASGLAYKVLQQGSGDRHPTATSNVEVHYTGWTTDGQMFDSSVARGQTISFPLNGVIAGWTEGVQLMKVGDKFRFWIPAGLAYGENPGGGRPGGMLVFDVELFQIR from the coding sequence ATGCGACACGTGCAGCACTTCGTCCTCCTGCTCGGGGCCGTCCTCTTTGCCTCGTGCGCCACCCCCAACCAGGCTCCCGAGAAAGGAAGCACCACCATGTCCAGCGCCATCCCGGCCCCCGCCGACGTCGCCGCCCCGCCGGCCGACGCCACCACCACCGCCAGCGGGCTCGCCTACAAGGTCCTCCAGCAGGGCAGCGGCGACCGGCACCCCACCGCGACCAGCAACGTCGAGGTGCACTACACCGGCTGGACCACCGACGGTCAGATGTTCGACAGCTCCGTCGCCCGCGGCCAGACCATCAGCTTCCCCCTCAACGGCGTGATCGCCGGCTGGACCGAGGGCGTGCAGCTGATGAAGGTCGGCGACAAGTTCCGCTTCTGGATCCCCGCCGGCCTCGCCTACGGTGAGAACCCGGGCGGCGGCCGGCCGGGCGGGATGCTCGTCTTCGACGTCGAGCTCTTCCAGATCCGCTAG
- a CDS encoding TonB-dependent receptor plug domain-containing protein codes for MDTRRGGVLLAALVCLTAPARAQEAELPGLDEAALEAEFDFDDIDIADEFALLVQEDVVVTASRRAQRIDDSPSAITVLTREDLLASPFDNIADVLRVVPGMDVLLNTIAIAATGTRSGSNIAGSNVLVLVDGRDVLDPLFQLPLLLGLPLDVDTIERIEVIRGPAYTLSWGPTPCSPGGPAGPSRWAAPSGRPASWG; via the coding sequence GTGGACACTCGAAGGGGGGGTGTGCTGCTGGCGGCGCTGGTCTGCCTGACGGCGCCGGCGCGCGCCCAGGAGGCCGAGCTCCCCGGGCTCGACGAGGCGGCGCTGGAGGCCGAGTTCGACTTCGACGACATCGACATCGCCGACGAGTTCGCCCTGCTGGTGCAGGAGGACGTGGTCGTCACGGCCTCCCGCCGCGCCCAGCGGATCGACGACTCGCCCTCGGCGATCACGGTCCTGACGCGAGAGGATCTCCTCGCCTCGCCCTTCGACAACATCGCCGACGTCCTGCGGGTCGTGCCGGGGATGGACGTGCTCCTCAACACCATCGCCATCGCGGCGACCGGCACCCGCTCCGGCTCGAACATCGCCGGCTCGAACGTGCTGGTGCTCGTCGACGGGCGGGACGTCCTCGATCCCCTCTTCCAGCTGCCGCTCCTGCTCGGCCTGCCCCTCGACGTCGACACCATCGAGCGGATCGAGGTCATCCGGGGCCCGGCCTACACCCTGAGCTGGGGGCCAACACCCTGCTCTCCGGGCGGGCCGGCTGGGCCTTCCCGCTGGGCGGCACCGAGTGGGAGGCCGGCCTCGTGGGGCTGA
- a CDS encoding HEAT repeat domain-containing protein, with product MRNQTWLGTGALLGFLSLLLAPTLASAQAADPAAPVEATAPTPPPPPPPVEAAAADEEEKESEASEADPTAPVTAEPAPLAAETLEAAAPVAQPELLAPPVQLPPADAQPLAPEARRYLDEIRPFFDGASLAQKQEVLERFAGATDPAVASALGYIAENDNTASISATATRLLGTLDHPEAFTTLGRLARLSERHEVWRAAVDALGERGNQSAGEILFELAADEDLKRAKRRMAIAVLEEHYPELAAQRGTPRVAGSRLVPALGGAFFGGYTLYTVGQFALSDAGPVIGALGGGAIGLTTGFLLGGALTTDRSLLYSSTMGWGVGLGQVFVAASSRFPDKRYQLAMGVVGELIGGGAAYLMGDALDYSAGQLIFINVNGLAGAMLGTGLGWINDSREWRVTPALTLLGSLAGLGISGFAAKHTSLDAADIMLSSWAAAEGGWVGAWIPEFAPDADRWGTFWVGSTLGLFAGEAIAHFVTLEPSDVGQMAMLSVYGKSLGAGLALMGQGSVEAVTATQLAVGALGLGAGALLKGQLHYTAGDATAIPVATGLGLWHGLALGGYLFDRDTIEGDQFAGLALTVPSLFGLGAVAATQYSDPTPWEVAMGSMGAVWGAWFVAWTAALGSWDFDAALLGTLAGSDVGLLVTALLVSPLVGLDPMILAGSSVGGVVLTGLVTLVAAMLTEDPNALIATNLVASGVGLLGGAVITWTLVDGGKGGGDGVSVASTKGQGLELPAFVLSFQPAINSRGEVDGAMVAVTF from the coding sequence ATGCGAAACCAGACGTGGTTGGGGACGGGCGCGCTTCTCGGCTTCCTCTCGCTCCTGCTGGCTCCGACGCTGGCCTCGGCCCAGGCCGCCGATCCGGCGGCGCCGGTCGAGGCCACGGCGCCCACGCCGCCTCCGCCCCCGCCTCCCGTCGAGGCGGCCGCGGCCGACGAGGAGGAGAAGGAGTCCGAGGCGAGCGAGGCGGATCCCACCGCGCCGGTCACCGCCGAGCCCGCGCCGCTGGCGGCGGAGACCCTGGAGGCGGCGGCGCCCGTCGCGCAGCCCGAGCTGCTCGCGCCGCCGGTGCAGCTCCCCCCCGCGGACGCCCAGCCCCTGGCCCCCGAGGCCCGCCGCTACCTGGACGAGATCCGCCCCTTCTTCGACGGCGCCAGCCTGGCGCAGAAGCAGGAGGTCCTCGAGCGCTTCGCCGGCGCCACCGATCCCGCCGTGGCCTCGGCCCTCGGCTATATCGCCGAGAACGACAACACCGCCTCGATCTCGGCGACCGCCACCCGCCTGCTGGGCACCCTCGATCACCCCGAGGCCTTCACCACCCTGGGGCGCCTGGCGCGGCTCTCGGAGCGGCACGAGGTCTGGCGGGCGGCCGTCGACGCGCTCGGAGAGCGGGGCAACCAGTCCGCCGGTGAGATCCTCTTCGAGCTGGCCGCCGACGAGGACCTGAAGCGCGCGAAGCGCCGGATGGCGATCGCGGTCCTGGAGGAGCACTACCCCGAGCTCGCCGCCCAGCGGGGCACCCCGCGGGTCGCCGGCTCGCGGCTGGTGCCCGCCCTCGGCGGCGCCTTCTTCGGCGGCTACACCCTCTACACGGTCGGGCAGTTCGCCCTCTCCGACGCCGGCCCGGTCATCGGCGCCCTCGGCGGCGGCGCCATCGGCCTGACCACCGGCTTCCTCCTGGGCGGCGCCCTCACCACCGACCGCTCCCTCCTCTACTCCTCGACCATGGGCTGGGGCGTGGGGCTGGGGCAGGTCTTCGTCGCCGCCTCCTCGCGCTTCCCGGACAAGCGCTACCAGCTCGCCATGGGGGTGGTCGGCGAGCTCATCGGCGGCGGCGCCGCCTACCTGATGGGAGACGCCCTCGACTACTCGGCGGGCCAGCTGATCTTCATCAACGTCAACGGCCTGGCGGGCGCCATGCTCGGGACGGGCCTCGGCTGGATCAACGACAGCCGCGAGTGGCGGGTGACGCCGGCCCTGACCCTCCTGGGCTCCCTGGCGGGGCTGGGGATCTCGGGCTTCGCCGCCAAGCACACCTCCCTGGACGCGGCGGACATCATGCTCTCGAGCTGGGCCGCCGCCGAGGGCGGCTGGGTCGGCGCCTGGATCCCCGAGTTCGCCCCCGACGCCGATCGCTGGGGCACCTTCTGGGTCGGCTCGACCCTCGGCCTCTTCGCCGGCGAGGCGATCGCCCACTTCGTCACCCTCGAGCCCAGCGACGTGGGCCAGATGGCCATGCTCTCGGTCTACGGCAAGAGCCTGGGCGCCGGCCTCGCCCTGATGGGCCAGGGCAGCGTCGAGGCCGTCACCGCCACCCAGCTGGCCGTGGGCGCCCTGGGCCTGGGCGCCGGCGCGCTGCTCAAGGGGCAGCTGCACTACACGGCCGGTGACGCCACCGCCATCCCGGTGGCCACGGGCCTGGGCCTCTGGCACGGCCTGGCCCTCGGCGGCTACCTCTTCGACCGGGACACCATCGAGGGCGATCAGTTCGCCGGCCTCGCCCTCACCGTGCCCTCGCTCTTCGGCCTCGGCGCGGTGGCCGCCACCCAGTACTCGGACCCCACCCCCTGGGAGGTGGCGATGGGCAGCATGGGCGCGGTCTGGGGCGCCTGGTTCGTCGCCTGGACCGCGGCCCTGGGCTCCTGGGACTTCGACGCCGCCCTCCTGGGCACCCTCGCCGGCTCCGATGTGGGCCTGCTGGTGACCGCCCTGCTGGTCTCGCCCCTGGTGGGCCTCGACCCGATGATCCTCGCCGGCAGCAGCGTCGGCGGAGTCGTGCTCACGGGCCTGGTCACCCTGGTGGCGGCGATGCTCACCGAGGATCCCAACGCCCTCATCGCCACCAACCTCGTGGCCAGCGGCGTCGGCCTGCTGGGCGGCGCGGTGATCACCTGGACCCTCGTCGACGGCGGCAAGGGCGGCGGCGACGGCGTGAGCGTGGCCTCGACCAAGGGCCAGGGCCTCGAGCTGCCGGCCTTCGTCCTCTCCTTCCAGCCGGCGATCAACAGCCGGGGCGAGGTGGACGGCGCCATGGTGGCGGTCACCTTCTGA